The Streptomyces sp. DG1A-41 genomic sequence GGAGCCGTGGCATGCAGGGCATGCGAAGAAGCCGGAGAACGAGAACGAGAACGACCCTGGTCCTGGCGTTGGCGCTCGTAGCGGGCCTCGGCGCCACCGTCCCCGCACAGGCGGAGGACACCCTCCCCTTCCGTAACCCGAAACTCTCCGTCGACCGGCGGGTCGACGACCTGCTCGGCCGCCTCACCCTCGACGAGAAGGTCTCCCTCCTCCACCAGTACCAGCCCGCCATCCCCCGCCTCGGCATCCGGTCCTTCCGCACCGGGCAGGAGGCCCTGCACGGCGTGGCCTGGCTCGGCGAGGCCACCGTCTTCCCGCAGGCCATCGGCCTGGCCTCCACCTGGGACCCCAAGCTGATGGAGCGGGTCGGCTCGGCCGTCGGCGACGAGGTGCGCGGCTTCCAGCAGGAACGCCCGGCCGGCTGGGGCCTGAACGTGTGGGCCCCCGTGGCGAACGTGCTGCGCGACCCGCGCTGGGGCCGCAACGAGGAGGGCTACAGCGAGGACCCGAAGCTGACCGGCGCGCTGGCCACGGCCTACGGCGAGGGCCTGACCGGCGGCGACCCGGACCACCTCAAGACGGCTCCCACCCTCAAGCACTACCTCGCCAACAACAACGAGGTGAACCGCACCACCACCTCCTCCGACCTGCGCCCGCGCGTGAAGCACGAGTACGAGGAGGCGGCGTTCAAACCGGCCATCGAGGCGGACGCGGCCACAGGCGTGATGACCTCCTACAACCTGGTCAACGGCCGCCCGGCAACGGTCGGTGCGGACCTGAACGACGTCGTACGGACCTGGACCGACCGGGACCTGCTGAACGTCACCGACGCCTTCGCGCCGGGCAACATCCCCGGCGACCAGAGGTACTACCCCACCCTCGCCGAGGGCGACGCGGCCGCCCTGAAGGCCGGCATCGACAGCTTCACGGACAACAACGACGACCCGGGACCGACGATCGGCGCCGTCAACTCGGCTTTGCGGCAAGGCCTGCTGAAGGAATCGGACATCGACACGGCGGTCTCCCACATCCTCTCCGTCCGCGTCCGCCTCGGCGAGTTCGACCCGGGCGGCGGCAGATACGGCTCCATCGGGAAGTCGGTCGTCAACAGCCCGGCCCATCGGAAGCTGGCCCGCACGGCGGCGGCCGAGGGCGCGGTGCTGCTGAAGAACGCGGGCGGCGCCCTGCCACTGCGGAAGTCCGCGAAGGCGGCGGTCGTCGGCCCCCTCGCCGACACTCTCTACACCGACTGGTACTCGGGCACGCTCCCGTACGCCGTCACGCCCGCCGAGGGCATCGAGGCGAAGCTCGGCACCCCGGTCGCGAGCAGCGAGGGCGTGGACCGGATCGCCTTCCGCAACACGGCGACCGGCAAGTACGTCACGGCGGGCACGGACGCCGACGGCGAGCCGCTGAAGGAGAGCTCGGCCTCAGGTGCCAGCACCCAGTTCGACATCTTCGACTGGGGCGCGGGCATCGTCACCCTCCGCTCGGCCGCCAACGGCAAGTACGTCGGTTACAACTGGTCGCACTTCGTCAACGACCAGACCCAGCCGAACGGCTGGTTCGTCCAGCAGCAGTTCGTGCCGGAGCGGCAGACGGACGGCACGTACACCCTCCGCTACGCCGGGTACGAGACCCGGGAGCCCTGGTGGTCCAACCCGGTCTACCTCGGCCCGACCGGCGCGGACGGCACCCTCGGCCTGGTGGCGAAGGAGCGGGCCGCCCACTACGCCAAGGAGATCGTCCGCAGCGGCGTCGAGGAAGCCGTGGCGGCGGTGCGGGGCAAGGACACGGCCGTGGTGGTGGTCGGCTCGATGCCCGCGATCAACGGCCGGGAGACCGACGACCGTGAGGACATGGGCCTGGCACCGACGCAGGAGGCGCTGGTCAAGGCGGTGCGCAAGGCGAACCCGAACACGGTCGTGGTGGTCGAGAACAGCTACCCCACCACGCTCGGCGCCCTCCAGAAGGAGGTCCCGGCCGTGCTGTGGACGTCCCACGCGGGCCAGGAGACGGGCAACGCGCTCGCCGACGTCCTGTTCGGCGACGTGAACCCCGCCGGCCGCCTCACCCAGACCTGGTACCGCTCCGAGTCCGACCTCCCGTCGATCCTCGACTACGACATCATCAAGTCCGACCGCACCTACCAGTACTTCCGGGGCCGCCCGCTGTACCCCTTCGGCCACGGCCTGTCGTACACGACGTTCCGCTACGGCGCCCTGAAACGCGTGGGCGACGGATACGAGGTGCCGGTCACCAACACCGGCACCCGGCCGGCGACGAGGTGGTGCAGCTGTACGTGCGGCAACGGCAGTCGCGCGACAAGCAGCCGCTGAAGCAGCTGAAGGCGTTCCAGCGGGTGGCGCTCCAGCCGGGCGAGACGAAGACGGTCCGTCTGAAGGTGAGGGAGAAGGACCTCGCCCACTGGGACGTGACCCGTTCGAAGTGGGTCGTGGAGACGGCCACGTACGACGTGCTGGTGGGCGCGTCCTCGGCCGACATCCGCACCCGCACCGCCTGGCCGGTACGCGGCGAGACGATCCCGCCCCGGGACCTGTCGAGGAGCACCCGTGCCGAGAACTTCGACGACTACGACGCCGTCCGTCTGGTCGACGAGTCGAAGGTACGCGGCACGGCGGTGGCCGCGTCCGCCGACGGCGCGTGGCTGAAGTTCGCGGACGCCGGCCTGGGCCGAGGCGCGTCCGCGTTCAGCGCGCGCGTCGCCGGGGCGCCCGGCACGGTCGAGGTACGCCTCGGCGCACCGGACGGCCCGCTCGCCGGGACGGCACGCTTCGCCGGAACCTCGTCGCCGTACGAATACGGGACGGTGACGGCCGGCCTGTCGGCGGCGGCGAGGGGCCGCACGGACGTGTACCTGGTCCTGAGCGGCGGTCTGCGCCTGTCGGCCTTCACCCTGCGCTGACACACGACGAGGGCCCGGCGGGTGAAACCACCGGGCCCTCGTCACATGGAGATTGTGGAGATGGCGGGAATCGAACCCGCGTCCAACGGTGTGGAAACAGGGCTTCTCCGTGTGCAGTCGGCTGTGCTTTTCTCGGCCCCGGAGATCACGCCGACAAGTCTCCGACGGGCCCAGTCACTGTGTGATTTCCCTCCAGACCCCGTGACCGGGTCTAGAGGTTTAGTTCCCTAAATGATGCCAGGATCCGGGTCGGGAACACCCCCGGGCTGACACTCCCTTTAAGTAGGGGAGCCGCTGCTCGCTACCTGAAGATCAGGCAGCGAGGGCGAGCTCGCCCTGGGAGATGGATCGCTTGGAATTGGCGATTATTTTTTTCGGCCTGTGGTTTACGAGATCATGGCCGCTTCCTCGACACGCTTCCCCTGCTTCGACA encodes the following:
- a CDS encoding glycoside hydrolase family 3 C-terminal domain-containing protein; the protein is MQGMRRSRRTRTRTTLVLALALVAGLGATVPAQAEDTLPFRNPKLSVDRRVDDLLGRLTLDEKVSLLHQYQPAIPRLGIRSFRTGQEALHGVAWLGEATVFPQAIGLASTWDPKLMERVGSAVGDEVRGFQQERPAGWGLNVWAPVANVLRDPRWGRNEEGYSEDPKLTGALATAYGEGLTGGDPDHLKTAPTLKHYLANNNEVNRTTTSSDLRPRVKHEYEEAAFKPAIEADAATGVMTSYNLVNGRPATVGADLNDVVRTWTDRDLLNVTDAFAPGNIPGDQRYYPTLAEGDAAALKAGIDSFTDNNDDPGPTIGAVNSALRQGLLKESDIDTAVSHILSVRVRLGEFDPGGGRYGSIGKSVVNSPAHRKLARTAAAEGAVLLKNAGGALPLRKSAKAAVVGPLADTLYTDWYSGTLPYAVTPAEGIEAKLGTPVASSEGVDRIAFRNTATGKYVTAGTDADGEPLKESSASGASTQFDIFDWGAGIVTLRSAANGKYVGYNWSHFVNDQTQPNGWFVQQQFVPERQTDGTYTLRYAGYETREPWWSNPVYLGPTGADGTLGLVAKERAAHYAKEIVRSGVEEAVAAVRGKDTAVVVVGSMPAINGRETDDREDMGLAPTQEALVKAVRKANPNTVVVVENSYPTTLGALQKEVPAVLWTSHAGQETGNALADVLFGDVNPAGRLTQTWYRSESDLPSILDYDIIKSDRTYQYFRGRPLYPFGHGLSYTTFRYGALKRVGDGYEVPVTNTGTRPATRWCSCTCGNGSRATSSR
- a CDS encoding fibronectin type III-like domain-contianing protein; translated protein: MQLYVRQRQSRDKQPLKQLKAFQRVALQPGETKTVRLKVREKDLAHWDVTRSKWVVETATYDVLVGASSADIRTRTAWPVRGETIPPRDLSRSTRAENFDDYDAVRLVDESKVRGTAVAASADGAWLKFADAGLGRGASAFSARVAGAPGTVEVRLGAPDGPLAGTARFAGTSSPYEYGTVTAGLSAAARGRTDVYLVLSGGLRLSAFTLR